Proteins from a genomic interval of Thermoanaerobaculia bacterium:
- a CDS encoding acyl-CoA dehydrogenase family protein, whose product MNENFIRNLFAGIVDPDGIHPYPSMNPDERETVDMFLDQVKKFAEESIDGEAIDKAGVIPEEVLDGLKEMGIFGMIIPEAYGGYGFSLTAYSRVMEEISRHCASTSITIGAHESIGMKGIILFGNEEQKQKFLPDLATGEKLAAYALTEPDAGSDASNLKTVAKYDENENLFVLNGTKQWITNGGMADIYTLFASTGRQGIVTAFIVTSDMPGFSVGKYEDKLGLRASKTAQLILENVKVPPENILYKQGRGFKVAMEILNTGRASLSASCIGAAKEVMRFATDHALQRRQFGAPIAELEMIRSKFYAMASTIYAMESMVYHTTSLVDGNIGDYSTETAVSKFFCTDALWWIINECLQVSGGNGYMNEYPYQRFLRDARINMIFEGTNEVNRMYAGYTGLKHAARILGSETKPSGGSFAGFSPDSLKPYAEELDRLASRFGARCMKLVELHGPEAYKMEYHLERIADAVAGLYSGAAVLARTAAAGDNSKALALARGYLELVLPKIRYAMDAEEHAADEIKDEISSLIYEGGGFPHERWAL is encoded by the coding sequence ATGAACGAAAATTTCATCCGAAACCTGTTTGCCGGCATCGTGGATCCTGATGGAATCCACCCGTATCCTTCGATGAATCCGGATGAACGGGAAACCGTGGACATGTTCCTGGATCAGGTGAAGAAGTTCGCAGAGGAGTCCATTGATGGGGAAGCCATCGATAAAGCGGGTGTGATTCCGGAAGAAGTCCTGGACGGTCTGAAGGAGATGGGAATTTTCGGCATGATCATTCCTGAAGCGTATGGAGGGTATGGGTTTTCCCTGACAGCGTACAGCCGCGTCATGGAGGAAATATCCAGACATTGTGCTTCGACTTCCATCACGATCGGTGCTCATGAATCTATCGGAATGAAAGGCATTATCCTGTTCGGAAATGAAGAACAAAAACAGAAATTTCTTCCTGATCTTGCGACAGGGGAAAAGCTTGCGGCCTATGCTCTGACCGAGCCGGATGCAGGATCCGATGCTTCCAATCTGAAAACCGTAGCAAAGTACGACGAAAATGAGAACCTATTTGTCCTGAACGGCACAAAACAGTGGATTACCAACGGCGGGATGGCAGACATCTACACCCTTTTTGCCTCCACCGGACGTCAGGGTATTGTTACTGCCTTTATTGTGACATCGGACATGCCCGGATTTTCAGTTGGAAAATACGAGGATAAGCTTGGTCTGCGGGCTTCAAAAACTGCCCAGCTGATTCTTGAGAATGTGAAGGTACCTCCGGAAAATATCCTTTACAAGCAGGGCAGAGGGTTCAAGGTAGCCATGGAAATCCTCAACACAGGACGCGCATCCCTTTCGGCTTCCTGTATCGGAGCGGCCAAAGAAGTCATGCGCTTCGCCACGGACCACGCTCTTCAGCGCAGGCAGTTTGGTGCTCCCATTGCGGAACTCGAGATGATCAGGAGCAAGTTCTACGCGATGGCCTCCACGATTTACGCCATGGAATCCATGGTCTATCATACGACCTCCCTGGTTGATGGAAATATCGGAGATTATTCAACGGAAACCGCCGTTAGCAAATTTTTCTGCACTGATGCGCTGTGGTGGATTATCAATGAGTGTCTGCAGGTCTCCGGCGGAAACGGATATATGAATGAATATCCGTACCAGCGATTCCTGCGGGATGCCAGGATTAACATGATTTTCGAGGGAACCAACGAAGTCAATCGCATGTATGCCGGATACACCGGACTGAAACATGCGGCCCGGATTCTCGGGTCAGAGACGAAACCTTCCGGCGGGTCCTTTGCCGGGTTCTCACCCGATTCGCTGAAACCCTATGCCGAAGAACTCGATCGCCTTGCTTCACGTTTTGGAGCACGATGCATGAAACTGGTCGAACTGCACGGACCCGAGGCCTACAAGATGGAATATCACCTTGAACGGATTGCAGACGCAGTCGCCGGTCTCTACAGCGGTGCCGCAGTCCTGGCTCGAACAGCCGCAGCAGGAGACAATTCGAAGGCCCTGGCTCTGGCCAGGGGATACCTGGAGCTTGTTCTCCCAAAGATTCGATACGCGATGGATGCGGAGGAACACGCCGCCGACGAAATTAAAGATGAGATCTCTTCCCTGATCTATGAGGGAGGGGGATTCCCTCATGAACGTTGGGCCCTCTAA